From one Lolium rigidum isolate FL_2022 chromosome 4, APGP_CSIRO_Lrig_0.1, whole genome shotgun sequence genomic stretch:
- the LOC124646691 gene encoding protein MAIN-LIKE 1-like — protein sequence MVWLLDQEYDRDHRAFHMTERTMDLHTLKIRYHGTVDMPYDERYTEFIQPTGLLPFISLVSRGGGRANMNAAALTALVDRWRPKTHTFHLRAGEMTPTLQDVSMILGLPIQGEPLCMNTASDGWRRQMHDLIGMAPPAPENPKERAPAGAPFAWIRTNFGQLLPEDDNEDSIRTYTRVYLWYMISRTLFADSGGKLAHWCWLKALTVLERRWSWGTAALAYLYRQVMICCKTEPPYGINSKNKIVSVRVHKAEA from the coding sequence atggtgtggctcctggatcaagagtatgacagggatcaccgggcttttcatatgacggagaggacaaTGGATCTTCACACTTTGAAGATTCGGTACCATGGCACGGTAGATatgccgtatgacgagaggtacacggagttcatccagcccaccggtcttctcccgttcatctcgcttgtaagccgggggggggggagggcgaacatgaacgccgcggcactcaccgcccttgtcgaccggtggaggccaaagacgcacaccttccacttgagggccggcgagatgacccctactcttcaggatgtctcaatgatacttggacttcctattcagggtgagccactgtgtatgaacacagcttctgatgggtggcgcagaCAGATGCATGaccttattggcatggctcctccggcgccagaaaatccaaaggagagagctcCCGCCGGCGCACCTTTCGCTTGGATAAGGACTAACTTTGGACAACTCCTACCGGAAGACGACAATGAGGACAGTATCAGGACATACACCCGAGTGTACTTGTGGTACATGATCtcgaggactctctttgctgacagtggtgggaagttggcccattggtgttggctcaaggcgcttacggtgttggagcgccggtggagttggggaacagcggcacttgcctacctctaccgacaGGTAATGATTTGTT
- the LOC124708497 gene encoding uncharacterized protein LOC124708497: MDEAKLGEMVRRSLDGLVAFLVYFFPYLAGWEAVRYLLITDADLFIATRLIVSYRGMTRFSITSPASAEAFVAALRLAAQVAGHPEPPRLVHAWMSRQSGLTDVADVLSASRMELPKLPDLREAWDLTAYRTCSQPDINIPDMLCETTRSLRMVLFDTFRCFYLRALARLPRHGLRTRYHRSLLKAGYCYGPMDPVSNIILNTIWYDATFSGGQRPVLDMIGPRSLTRLECRSFFGLASFIKTRYHNLSDHEITECLVASSGYLSLADPNLHADATHLSFGDINLSGDGAVWKTAQHRQQCVDCYGAIDKLKNQSPCTRTQEAYEAAATAAWHPNPEAHAAFLSSCKAMLPVSVALLLQSGERLTSVQVYYISSLFSPKQPTPEPIKMKNPCPVRVGKRRSKAQQRRITAKVKAALERHLLCDGEPMYDLHIICGANEFVGSPDYGEDKEDYLPCAPCTFRYSHVNFLVTQKGSSFAHRAPILYFAEFNNGEEDKPSLCCRVDAPTPFAEHVRCLYCEGEAAKIVHPASKKFHGRDEFEDVISGKDSYTNDRLISENKYAAEKICGLEEDCMYYDVKCIS, from the exons ACGAGGCGAAGCTGGGGGAGATGGTGCGGCGCTCGCTCGACGGCCTCGTCGCGTTCCTCGTCTACTTCTTCCCTTACCTCGCGGGATGGGAGGCTGTGCGCTATCTGCTCATTACCGACGCCGACCTCTTCATCGCCACGCGCCTCATCGTGTCGTACCGCGGCATGACACGCTTCTCCATCACATCCCCTGCATCGGCGGAAGCCTTCGTGGCGGCCCTCAGGTTGGCCGCGCAGGTGGCTGGGCATCCTGAGCCCCCACGCCTCGTTCATGCCTGGATGTCGCGGCAGTCCGGGCTAACTGATGTTGCCGACGTTTTATCCGCGTCGAGGATGGAGCTTCCCAAGCTTCCTGATCTGCGGGAGGCTTGGGACCTCACGGCATATCGGACATGTAGTCAACCAGACATCAACATCCCGGACATGCTGTGCGAGACCACCAGATCCCTGAGGATGGTCCTTTTTGACACATTTCGCTGCTTCTACCTGCGGGCGCTGGCTAGGCTGCCACGCCATGGGCTGCGCACCCGCTATCATCGCAGCTTGCTCAAGGCCGGGTACTGCTATGGTCCCATGGACCCTGTCTCCAACATCATCCTCAATACAATCTGGTATGATGCCACATTCTCAGGAGGCCAACGGCCAGTGCTCGACATGATCGGCCCAAGAAGCCTCACTCGCCTCGAGTGCCGTTCGTTTTTTGGACTCGCTTCATTCATCAAAACGCGCTACCACAATCTGTCCGACCACGAAATTACAGAATGCCTGGTCGCCTCCAGCGGCTACCTGTCCTTGGCCGATCCAAACCTCCATGCTGATGCCACTCACTTGTCCTTTGGCGACATAAATCTCAGTGGTGATGGTGCTGTATGGAAGACGGCACAGCACCGACAACAATGCGTTGACTGCTACGGTGCCATCGATAAATTGAAGAACCAGAGCCCATGCACTAGAACCCAAGAAGCCTATGAGGCTGCAGCCACCGCCGCATGGCATCCCAACCCTGAGGCACATGCAGCATTTCTCTCTTCATGCAAGGCAATGCTGCCGGTATCTGTTGCCCTCCTGTTGCAGAGTGGAGAGCGGCTCACCTCAGTACAAGTCTACTACATTAGCAGCTTATTTTCTCCCAAGCAGCCAACACCTGAGCCAATAAAAATGAAGAACCCTTGTCCCGTGAGGGTGGGAAAGAGGCGCTCCAAGGCTCAGCAAAGAAGGATCACGGCAAAGGTGAAAGCTGCATTGGAAAGGCATTTGCTGTGTGACGGG GAACCCATGTATGATCTCCATATTATCTGTGGTGCAAATGAGTTTGTGGGCAGCCCTGATTACGGCGAGGACAAGGAAGATTATCTACCTTGTGCACCGTGCACATTCCGTTACTCCCATGTAAACTTCTTGGTGACTCAGAAGGGTTCTTCATTTGCTCACAGAGCTCCAATACTCTACTTTGCTGAATTTAATAATGGGGAGGAGGACAAACCTTCATTGTGCTGTCGTGTGGATGCGCCAACTCCATTTGCTG AGCATGTCCGGTGCCTGTATTGTGAGGGTGAAGCGGCGAAGATTGTGCATCCTGCTTCGAAAAAGTTCCATGGGAGAGACGAGTTTGAGGATGTAATTAGTGGAAAAGATTCTTATACGAATGATCGGCTCATCAGTGAGAACAAATATGCTGCTGAAAAGATTTGTGGACTCGAAGAAGATTGCATGTACTATGATGTCAAGTGCATCAGTTAG